From Ruminococcaceae bacterium KH2T8, the proteins below share one genomic window:
- a CDS encoding transcriptional regulator, TetR family, whose amino-acid sequence MSVDSVRTKVLNAALDLFSQKGFEASSMDEIAAAAGMKGPNLYKYFKGKEEIFMEIHKIADARIQEHSDKSPVITCGADLKAFSKGRIDFTMRDPDLIKLRKLLTIEQFRNDFMRKETSLKQFDHLREQFTNIFRGLMERGLIEKTDPEILALEYFTPVSLLIQLNDREPDRGEEVDRLIDTFLDTFIARLFPNEK is encoded by the coding sequence ATGAGTGTAGATTCAGTAAGAACAAAGGTATTAAATGCAGCTTTGGATCTCTTTTCGCAGAAAGGATTCGAAGCTTCCTCGATGGATGAGATCGCAGCAGCGGCCGGCATGAAGGGCCCTAACCTTTATAAATACTTTAAGGGTAAGGAAGAGATCTTCATGGAGATCCACAAGATCGCGGACGCGAGGATCCAGGAACACTCCGACAAGTCGCCCGTCATAACCTGCGGCGCAGATCTTAAGGCATTTAGTAAAGGCCGGATCGATTTCACGATGAGGGATCCGGACCTTATAAAGCTTCGAAAGCTCCTGACCATCGAGCAGTTCAGGAACGACTTTATGCGAAAGGAGACGTCGCTCAAGCAGTTCGATCACCTCCGCGAGCAGTTCACTAATATATTTAGGGGGCTTATGGAGCGCGGCCTGATCGAAAAGACCGATCCCGAGATACTGGCTCTTGAATACTTCACTCCCGTATCGCTCCTTATCCAGCTCAACGACAGGGAGCCTGACAGAGGCGAAGAGGTCGACCGTTTGATCGACACTTTCCTCGACACCTTCATAGCGAGGTTATTCCCGAACGAGAAGTAA
- a CDS encoding Predicted metalloendopeptidase codes for MKRTLGIILTSSMMMALMAGCSVEMQDTEPSESEEVIVELEPARAQDDYYRYVNQEFFDTAEFQYGHQSVDRGFDIDLINDEVEQVINEVAAGNGYVPGSEEDIIKHAYDYYMAYDFENEEIPADLMAMIEAVDGVTTVDELLAVDAQLVRDYGMNGMLQAAPDINPFNPQEKVVRFYQLSTVMNTGFTDIRDQVYALDNIKSDAAVIMNTRGYDQDTCDEYGTELAFLALDLYEATDLDAAEDGLNYSYYHVYTADEINEIFSNIDLASYLTDIGLTSPSTYTYCSNDPSQMQALNAILVDENIDALKTWELGLLYSQYMRYIAPHYTQLASYTGRDYSTPEEQAITEISTMFKAETDYLYVQEFYSPETDAALRGMCDDIKEGYRALINGATWLSEDTRAELLIKLDNIEYVTAMDLERHETEKYADIYGANYYELTLNYQRVNSRDIAASINEPVSRTEPQMYMQDFNACYQPSYNNVTITAAITNAPYFDINADYYTNLGGLGMVIAHEIGHAFDSNCILFDSTGTYDPSWISQDDMDTLVARNEQAVTYFEENFTVFGVYHVDGEQTLGENYADLGAMECITSLTHNDEERVLLFENFATIWGEMSTDSAIIDQVAYDCHSPAVIRVNAVLSTVDAFYETYDVQEGDGMYIAPENRISRWY; via the coding sequence ATGAAAAGGACACTAGGGATAATTCTTACATCCTCAATGATGATGGCTCTCATGGCCGGCTGCAGTGTTGAAATGCAGGATACCGAGCCGAGCGAGAGCGAAGAGGTCATCGTTGAGCTCGAACCCGCAAGGGCACAGGACGATTACTACAGGTACGTCAATCAGGAATTCTTCGACACGGCTGAGTTCCAGTACGGCCACCAGTCAGTGGACAGAGGATTCGATATCGATCTCATAAACGATGAAGTCGAGCAGGTGATCAACGAAGTCGCAGCAGGAAACGGTTATGTTCCCGGAAGCGAAGAAGACATCATAAAGCACGCTTACGATTACTACATGGCTTATGATTTCGAGAATGAAGAGATCCCCGCAGATCTCATGGCAATGATCGAGGCGGTCGACGGAGTTACTACGGTAGACGAGCTCCTGGCAGTAGATGCACAGCTCGTGAGGGACTACGGTATGAACGGTATGCTCCAGGCAGCTCCCGACATTAACCCCTTTAACCCTCAGGAAAAGGTCGTAAGGTTCTATCAGCTCTCGACAGTAATGAATACGGGCTTCACGGACATAAGAGATCAGGTCTACGCATTAGACAACATCAAGTCCGACGCGGCGGTAATAATGAACACCAGAGGCTACGATCAGGATACTTGCGACGAGTACGGTACGGAGCTTGCTTTCCTGGCACTCGACCTCTACGAAGCAACAGATCTTGATGCAGCGGAAGACGGACTTAACTACAGCTACTATCACGTATATACGGCAGATGAGATCAATGAGATCTTCTCAAATATCGATCTTGCATCTTATCTTACGGACATCGGACTTACGTCCCCTTCGACATATACATATTGTTCCAACGATCCTTCACAGATGCAGGCTCTTAACGCGATCCTCGTAGATGAGAATATCGATGCATTGAAGACATGGGAACTCGGACTTCTCTACAGTCAGTACATGAGATATATCGCACCTCACTATACCCAGCTCGCAAGCTATACCGGCAGGGATTATTCTACTCCCGAGGAGCAGGCTATAACTGAGATCAGCACGATGTTCAAGGCAGAGACGGATTACCTCTATGTTCAGGAATTTTATTCTCCCGAGACGGATGCCGCATTAAGAGGCATGTGCGATGACATAAAGGAAGGCTATAGAGCTCTTATCAACGGTGCTACATGGCTCAGCGAAGATACAAGAGCAGAGCTCCTTATAAAGCTCGATAACATCGAATATGTAACGGCAATGGATCTTGAAAGACATGAGACTGAGAAGTATGCCGACATCTACGGAGCCAACTACTATGAGCTCACTCTTAATTATCAGAGAGTAAATTCGAGGGATATCGCGGCAAGCATCAATGAGCCCGTATCAAGAACGGAGCCTCAGATGTACATGCAGGATTTCAATGCATGCTACCAGCCTTCTTATAACAACGTAACTATCACGGCTGCCATCACGAATGCACCTTATTTCGACATCAATGCTGACTACTACACGAACCTCGGCGGTCTCGGCATGGTAATCGCTCACGAGATCGGACATGCTTTCGACAGCAACTGCATCCTCTTTGACTCCACGGGAACATACGATCCTTCATGGATCTCTCAGGACGATATGGATACATTGGTCGCGAGAAACGAGCAGGCAGTTACATACTTCGAGGAAAACTTCACCGTATTCGGCGTATATCACGTAGACGGTGAGCAGACACTCGGTGAGAACTACGCAGACCTCGGTGCGATGGAGTGCATCACATCACTTACACATAACGATGAAGAGAGAGTTCTCCTCTTCGAGAACTTCGCAACTATCTGGGGCGAGATGAGCACAGACTCCGCGATCATCGATCAGGTCGCTTACGATTGCCACAGCCCGGCAGTGATCAGAGTAAATGCGGTTCTTTCGACCGTGGATGCATTCTATGAGACGTATGACGTTCAGGAGGGCGACGGAATGTATATCGCTCCCGAGAACAGGATCTCAAGATGGTATTGA
- a CDS encoding ABC-type transport system, involved in lipoprotein release, permease component produces MNIVLKNSLKNVFGKPFRTLLVVFAIFMCCLCALLSFEFGGSITRVFTEYLGSVSRADIMVTSGGSDLNNLPEGFPEADTLPIVTNCEMLYKDIDGEYCYVTTDYLNIYGIDIDNAVDMEFISHMDIEYGEIYISQDFSDDYGYEVGDKIIVHDRADDEVELTIGGIFPEETKNPILTGNCGIVNMETSDDLSCGYRDCDTLFIDVKDDALIEDAKDLIKGTFPDASTTDLFLSGSAMDILNEIRAVFYLMFAVTFLLVIFVTASICNRIVSERMSFIGTLRSLGMSVQGTTRILLLENVLYALLGSVPAVVLYGLVRTPLLKALFTTASGEDIPIAAISAPLLIWVVVGAVLVECMIPLRAILKALKTSIRDIIFDNRDTEYKFSRFTFVMGLICLALAVLTFIFRSSFVCAILCLVTTVSALASLFPRFLKLVTSGIKKFADKNNKPAWSLAAVEAISRKATVGNGVLCATASAMCIVVYALAVGMSSSLSGIAYDSDVVIGCSKSAKYYSYIDYIDGVSDVEYLYYSMQDYVLNDQEKATYGMVYGAPAGGFTYYHGFDIPETFEEGTILVEKSYAEKNDLSVGDGITITINPEGVFPIIRDYTIGAIIENNQYNEGLTSIVITEEEYKAIFRDTPGELLVKCDDPEAVSDALETYGKGTYSTVKTNQELIEEQENNNKTSKVIITVIIVIALGMTAIGMISNQLIGFEGRKKECAVMLSTAMGRGKLSSVLLLEAFITAFTASGVGTIIGTFLTTVFKAASADSAIPVMTLEIDPLKNIIFFVLLTLVFTGTVLFPIKNLKKMKISEQIKYE; encoded by the coding sequence ATGAATATAGTATTAAAGAATTCACTTAAGAATGTTTTCGGAAAGCCTTTCCGCACATTGCTCGTAGTATTCGCGATCTTCATGTGCTGCCTTTGCGCATTGCTTTCCTTCGAATTTGGCGGAAGTATCACGAGGGTATTTACCGAGTATCTCGGAAGCGTATCCCGTGCGGACATCATGGTAACATCGGGCGGAAGCGACCTTAATAACCTTCCCGAAGGCTTCCCCGAAGCAGATACTCTCCCGATAGTAACTAACTGCGAGATGCTCTATAAGGACATCGACGGCGAGTACTGCTACGTAACAACTGATTATCTTAATATCTACGGTATCGATATCGATAATGCGGTAGATATGGAATTCATCTCCCACATGGATATCGAGTACGGCGAGATCTACATCTCACAGGACTTCTCCGATGATTACGGCTACGAGGTCGGTGACAAGATCATTGTCCACGACAGAGCAGACGATGAGGTCGAGCTTACTATCGGCGGTATCTTCCCCGAAGAGACAAAGAATCCCATCCTTACAGGTAACTGCGGTATCGTAAATATGGAGACAAGTGATGATCTCTCCTGCGGTTACAGGGATTGCGACACACTCTTTATCGACGTCAAGGACGACGCTCTCATCGAGGATGCCAAGGACCTTATCAAGGGTACATTCCCCGACGCGAGCACGACTGACCTTTTCCTTAGCGGCAGCGCAATGGACATCCTTAACGAGATCCGCGCAGTGTTCTACCTCATGTTCGCGGTAACATTCCTTCTCGTTATCTTCGTTACTGCATCTATCTGCAACAGGATCGTCAGCGAGAGAATGTCATTTATCGGTACACTCAGAAGCCTCGGCATGAGCGTTCAGGGTACGACAAGGATCCTCCTTCTAGAGAATGTCCTCTATGCTCTCCTCGGAAGCGTTCCGGCAGTAGTCCTCTACGGACTCGTAAGAACTCCTCTTCTGAAGGCGCTCTTCACGACAGCAAGCGGAGAAGATATCCCGATCGCGGCTATCTCGGCTCCCCTTCTTATCTGGGTAGTCGTAGGAGCAGTACTTGTTGAGTGCATGATCCCCTTAAGAGCGATCCTCAAGGCTCTCAAGACTTCGATCAGAGACATCATCTTCGATAACAGAGATACAGAGTATAAGTTCAGCAGATTTACTTTTGTCATGGGTCTTATCTGCCTCGCACTCGCAGTTCTGACATTCATCTTCAGATCGAGCTTCGTATGTGCGATCCTCTGCCTGGTAACAACGGTAAGCGCTCTCGCATCCCTTTTCCCGAGATTTTTAAAGCTCGTAACATCCGGCATCAAGAAGTTTGCAGATAAGAACAATAAGCCCGCATGGTCACTCGCAGCAGTCGAGGCCATCTCACGAAAGGCTACAGTCGGAAACGGTGTCCTCTGTGCTACGGCTTCCGCAATGTGCATCGTAGTTTACGCACTTGCAGTGGGCATGTCCTCATCCCTTAGCGGTATCGCTTATGACTCCGACGTCGTTATCGGCTGCTCCAAGTCCGCTAAGTACTACTCCTACATCGACTATATCGATGGCGTATCCGACGTAGAGTACCTCTACTACTCAATGCAGGATTACGTATTGAACGATCAGGAAAAGGCTACTTACGGCATGGTCTACGGAGCTCCGGCAGGCGGATTTACTTACTACCACGGCTTCGATATCCCCGAAACATTCGAAGAGGGAACGATCCTCGTAGAAAAGTCTTATGCAGAGAAGAATGATCTCTCGGTAGGCGACGGGATCACGATCACGATCAACCCCGAGGGTGTATTCCCGATCATCAGGGATTATACGATCGGCGCGATCATCGAGAACAATCAGTACAACGAAGGTCTCACATCGATCGTTATCACTGAAGAGGAGTACAAGGCGATCTTCCGCGACACTCCCGGTGAGCTCCTCGTAAAGTGCGACGATCCCGAGGCAGTATCCGACGCTCTCGAGACATACGGTAAGGGTACATACTCTACGGTAAAGACAAATCAGGAGCTGATCGAGGAACAGGAGAACAACAACAAGACCTCCAAGGTCATCATCACGGTCATCATCGTTATCGCCCTCGGCATGACGGCAATCGGTATGATCAGTAATCAGCTCATCGGATTCGAGGGCAGGAAGAAGGAATGTGCAGTAATGCTCTCAACGGCAATGGGCAGAGGAAAGCTCTCGAGCGTACTCTTACTCGAAGCATTCATCACGGCATTTACCGCATCGGGCGTAGGTACGATCATAGGAACATTCCTTACGACGGTATTTAAGGCAGCAAGTGCCGACTCCGCTATCCCGGTAATGACACTCGAGATAGATCCCTTGAAGAACATCATATTCTTCGTCCTTCTGACACTGGTATTTACCGGAACGGTCCTTTTCCCCATAAAGAACCTCAAGAAGATGAAGATCTCAGAGCAGATCAAGTACGAATAA
- a CDS encoding putative ABC transport system ATP-binding protein codes for MNTETNTNTIIEVNNVSKTFGKAGNLNQVLNGASLSVKEGEFVSLMGASGSGKSTLLYLIGGLDRNFEGNISLCGKDIGSLKDKELSDLRLKNMGFVFQFYNLVMNLNVEDNILLPQTINGKKKSELKEQLDEILEITGLTEKRKSMPSMLSGGQQQRVAVARAVLGNPKIILADEPTGNLDSASTKEIMELFARLNKEKGLTFLQVTHSEKCAEYGTRTVILDSGKTVG; via the coding sequence ATGAACACTGAGACAAATACAAATACAATTATTGAAGTAAATAACGTAAGCAAGACATTCGGTAAGGCAGGTAACCTCAATCAGGTATTAAACGGAGCATCCCTGTCAGTAAAGGAAGGAGAGTTTGTATCCCTCATGGGTGCATCGGGCTCCGGAAAGTCCACACTCCTTTACCTCATCGGAGGTCTCGACAGAAATTTCGAAGGCAACATCTCCCTCTGCGGCAAGGACATCGGATCCTTAAAGGACAAGGAGCTCTCTGACTTAAGGCTCAAGAACATGGGATTCGTATTCCAGTTCTATAACCTCGTAATGAACCTCAACGTAGAGGACAATATCCTTCTTCCCCAGACGATCAACGGCAAGAAGAAGTCAGAGCTCAAGGAGCAGCTCGACGAGATCCTCGAGATCACGGGCCTTACGGAGAAGAGAAAGTCGATGCCTTCCATGCTCTCGGGTGGTCAGCAGCAGAGAGTTGCAGTAGCAAGAGCAGTCCTCGGAAATCCCAAGATCATCCTCGCAGATGAGCCCACGGGTAACCTCGACTCCGCTTCCACAAAGGAGATCATGGAGCTCTTCGCAAGACTTAATAAGGAGAAGGGACTTACATTCCTTCAGGTTACTCACTCCGAGAAGTGTGCCGAGTACGGCACGAGAACTGTCATCCTCGACAGCGGAAAGACAGTTGGATAA
- a CDS encoding AraC-type DNA-binding protein, producing MNDKHQSHVQYRKYLEKETHTIHAPFLPEMDFYAAIKTGDVKRVEKLCKEEEFHKKQGLGVLSKNALRNMKYHFVISAAMIARVCVTGGMQLSESYEMSDYYIGRADLADSIDKISVIHDEMCIAYAKRMRELNHEHIYSKQITKCIDYILEHLDTRIKMEDLCDLTSLSSSYLSRLFRKETGMTVSRYILLKKIETARNMLSYSDYPIMWISNALAFPSQSYFTKVFTQECKVTPRKYREMSGDAI from the coding sequence ATGAACGACAAACACCAAAGTCATGTCCAGTACAGGAAATACCTCGAGAAGGAAACGCATACGATCCATGCTCCCTTCCTACCCGAGATGGACTTTTATGCGGCCATAAAGACAGGCGATGTTAAGCGCGTCGAAAAGCTCTGCAAAGAGGAAGAATTCCATAAGAAGCAGGGTCTCGGAGTCCTCTCGAAGAATGCCCTTCGCAACATGAAATATCACTTCGTCATCTCCGCCGCCATGATCGCCAGGGTCTGTGTAACGGGCGGCATGCAGCTGTCGGAATCTTATGAGATGAGCGACTACTATATAGGAAGAGCCGACCTCGCCGATTCGATCGACAAGATATCCGTCATACACGACGAGATGTGCATCGCTTATGCCAAGAGGATGCGAGAGCTGAACCACGAACATATCTATTCCAAGCAGATCACGAAATGCATCGACTATATCCTTGAGCACCTCGATACGAGGATAAAGATGGAGGATCTTTGTGATCTGACGTCACTTAGCAGCTCTTACCTTTCGAGGCTCTTTCGAAAAGAGACCGGCATGACCGTATCGCGCTATATATTACTCAAGAAGATTGAGACCGCGCGAAATATGCTCTCTTATTCCGACTACCCGATAATGTGGATCTCTAACGCCCTGGCATTCCCGAGCCAGAGTTACTTTACCAAGGTCTTCACGCAGGAGTGCAAGGTCACGCCCAGGAAATACCGCGAGATGTCGGGCGACGCAATATAA
- a CDS encoding Carbohydrate binding domain-containing protein, producing MHKKRTLTMAVSGILCLSFLTACSNEAGGETLVSDVVTSVTEGAGTVTPEIEGYNILWSDEFDGDTLDETIWNRELREPGWTNNELQEYTASDDNIFVSDGHLTLRALKTEENGSTYYTSGKVNSQNKADFQYGKVVVSAKVPEGQGLWPAIWMMPQDESYYGQWPKCGEIDIMEVLCNDTTTSYSTIHYGEPHAEQQGTLTLEEGSFSSDFHEYSVEWEPGEMRFYTDGILVLTVNDWFTAEEGQDDKPYPAPFDQPFFVQMNLAVGGDWPGDPDETTDFDNAEFQIDYVRVYQKDEYDTNVSKPEMVFREPLADGNYIYNGDFSVAENLDDEEDWFFLLFNGGVGEAVIEDNQIIISSTNDGTEEYSVQLVQPDLPVRDEHTYRVSFDIRSDEERDVVVCVSAPHAGWIRYLPDTAVDVGPEWTTYTFEFTSDQKDDNYGRLEFNMGNHGYTSTVYITNVTYEDITE from the coding sequence ATGCACAAGAAGAGAACTTTGACGATGGCAGTCAGCGGTATTCTCTGCCTGTCATTTCTGACGGCCTGCAGCAATGAAGCAGGAGGCGAGACGCTCGTTTCGGATGTGGTGACATCAGTAACCGAAGGAGCAGGTACGGTAACTCCCGAGATCGAAGGCTACAATATCCTTTGGAGCGACGAGTTCGACGGGGATACACTCGATGAGACGATCTGGAACAGAGAGCTTCGCGAGCCCGGCTGGACCAATAACGAGCTTCAGGAGTACACGGCTTCCGATGACAATATCTTCGTAAGCGACGGTCATCTGACATTAAGAGCATTAAAGACCGAGGAGAACGGCAGTACATACTACACCTCCGGTAAGGTCAATTCCCAGAATAAAGCAGACTTCCAGTACGGTAAGGTAGTCGTAAGCGCCAAGGTTCCCGAAGGACAGGGACTGTGGCCGGCTATCTGGATGATGCCGCAGGACGAGAGCTACTACGGACAGTGGCCCAAGTGCGGTGAGATCGACATCATGGAAGTTCTTTGCAATGATACGACTACTTCTTATTCGACCATTCACTACGGTGAACCTCATGCGGAGCAGCAGGGAACACTTACCCTCGAAGAGGGCAGTTTCTCTTCCGACTTCCATGAGTATTCCGTAGAGTGGGAACCCGGCGAGATGAGATTTTATACGGACGGCATCCTCGTTCTTACGGTCAACGACTGGTTCACGGCCGAGGAAGGTCAGGACGATAAGCCTTATCCCGCACCTTTCGATCAGCCTTTCTTCGTACAGATGAACCTCGCGGTCGGCGGTGACTGGCCCGGCGATCCCGATGAGACGACTGATTTTGACAATGCAGAGTTCCAGATCGACTACGTCCGCGTATATCAGAAGGACGAATACGATACGAATGTATCCAAGCCCGAGATGGTGTTCAGAGAGCCTCTCGCAGACGGCAACTATATCTATAACGGTGACTTCTCCGTGGCTGAGAACCTTGACGATGAAGAAGACTGGTTCTTCCTCCTCTTTAACGGCGGCGTGGGCGAAGCGGTGATCGAGGACAACCAGATCATCATATCTTCGACCAATGACGGTACGGAGGAATATTCGGTACAGCTGGTCCAGCCTGACCTGCCCGTACGGGATGAGCACACCTATCGAGTCTCGTTCGATATCAGATCCGACGAGGAAAGAGATGTAGTCGTCTGCGTTTCTGCACCACATGCGGGCTGGATACGATATCTCCCCGATACGGCGGTCGATGTCGGTCCTGAGTGGACGACCTATACTTTCGAGTTCACGTCAGACCAGAAGGACGATAACTACGGAAGACTCGAATTCAATATGGGTAACCACGGCTACACCTCCACGGTCTACATCACGAATGTAACCTACGAGGACATCACTGAATAA